Proteins encoded in a region of the Clostridium beijerinckii genome:
- a CDS encoding DNA polymerase IV — protein sequence MDNVILHVDMDAFFASVEQRDNPDLKGKPVIVGGISERGVVSTCSYEARKYGVHSAMPMFMAREKCPNGIFVSGRYGKYAKVSQEIFEIFNEVTPLVEPVSIDEGFLDLSQGKIKDGIEAARYIKNRVFKEVGLTLSIGISYNKFLAKLASEWNKPNGIKEIRKEMIPDILFPLPISKVHGLGKVSVAKLNNMGIYYIEELYKMPKEFYIEYLGKNGIEIYDRIRGIDGRKVELIRERKSIGKERTLKFDTKNKEELREYIKEFSFEIEEILNRKNVSGKTVTLKFKTKDFENHTRSKTLNYYIGTQLEIYKVAEELLDSEQLKEEVRLIGVSISSFKETEVQQMSLL from the coding sequence ATGGATAATGTAATACTACACGTAGATATGGATGCTTTTTTTGCATCTGTTGAGCAAAGAGACAATCCAGACCTTAAAGGGAAGCCCGTTATAGTAGGCGGGATAAGTGAAAGGGGAGTAGTATCAACTTGTTCTTATGAAGCAAGAAAATACGGCGTTCATTCAGCTATGCCGATGTTCATGGCTAGAGAAAAATGTCCGAATGGAATATTTGTATCTGGGAGATATGGAAAGTATGCTAAAGTATCTCAGGAGATATTTGAAATATTTAATGAAGTAACGCCACTAGTAGAACCTGTATCCATTGATGAAGGTTTCTTAGATTTGTCTCAAGGAAAAATAAAAGATGGAATTGAGGCTGCAAGGTATATTAAAAATAGAGTATTTAAGGAAGTTGGTTTAACTTTATCTATTGGTATATCTTATAATAAATTCTTGGCAAAGCTTGCTTCTGAATGGAATAAACCAAATGGAATCAAAGAAATAAGAAAAGAAATGATTCCTGATATATTATTTCCTCTTCCTATATCTAAGGTTCATGGTTTAGGTAAAGTATCAGTAGCAAAGTTAAATAATATGGGGATATATTATATTGAAGAATTATATAAGATGCCCAAAGAATTTTACATAGAGTATTTGGGCAAGAATGGTATTGAGATATACGATAGAATAAGAGGAATTGATGGTAGAAAAGTTGAGTTAATTCGTGAAAGAAAATCTATAGGAAAAGAAAGGACTTTAAAATTCGATACTAAGAATAAAGAAGAATTGAGAGAATACATTAAAGAATTTTCTTTTGAAATCGAAGAGATTTTAAATAGAAAAAATGTCAGTGGAAAAACTGTAACACTTAAATTCAAAACCAAGGATTTTGAAAATCATACAAGAAGTAAAACATTAAATTATTATATTGGCACTCAGCTTGAAATATATAAAGTTGCAGAAGAGCTATTAGATAGTGAGCAATTGAAAGAAGAAGTAAGGCTGATTGGAGTCAGCATATCTTCATTCAAAGAAACAGAAGTACAGCAAATGAGTTTGCTATAA
- a CDS encoding flagellar basal-body rod protein FlgG, translating to MFNIFATAKSGMNAYQEKLDYLSNDLVNISTTGYKSTDVNFKDLLTESLDRRGTPLVEKKAITGTGVKLGVNYANNKQGNLLTTGQKTDLAIDGKGYFALSKEDGSIVYTRDGNFKIDSNGALVDSNGTKVYVQYENGFSEGNPALDREKMSIDKDGGISMEVDGQSTKIGTIPVFTAIGDKSFIPIGNSYFVPSSDAQVALSSNYNIEQGMLEGSNVDAGETFSDIVLTQRAFQLSSKAVTTADDLWSMINNMR from the coding sequence ATGTTTAATATTTTTGCTACAGCAAAGAGTGGAATGAATGCGTATCAAGAGAAGCTAGATTATCTTTCTAATGACCTAGTTAATATTTCAACAACAGGTTATAAGAGTACAGATGTTAACTTTAAAGATTTATTAACTGAATCACTTGATAGAAGAGGAACACCACTTGTGGAAAAAAAGGCGATTACTGGAACTGGAGTTAAATTAGGAGTAAATTATGCTAATAACAAACAAGGGAATCTCTTAACAACAGGTCAAAAAACAGATCTTGCTATAGATGGAAAAGGATATTTTGCACTTTCAAAGGAAGATGGAAGCATAGTATATACTAGAGATGGTAATTTTAAAATAGATTCGAATGGAGCTTTAGTAGACTCAAATGGAACTAAAGTTTATGTTCAATATGAGAATGGATTTTCAGAGGGAAATCCAGCTTTAGATAGGGAGAAGATGTCTATAGATAAAGATGGAGGAATATCTATGGAAGTTGATGGACAATCAACTAAAATAGGTACAATTCCTGTCTTTACAGCTATAGGTGATAAGAGCTTTATACCTATTGGAAACAGTTATTTTGTTCCAAGCTCAGATGCACAGGTTGCACTAAGTAGTAACTATAATATAGAACAAGGTATGTTAGAAGGTTCAAATGTAGATGCAGGAGAAACATTTTCAGATATAGTACTTACACAAAGAGCTTTTCAACTTAGTTCAAAGGCTGTAACTACAGCGGATGATCTTTGGAGTATGATAAATAATATGAGATAA
- a CDS encoding putative manganese-dependent inorganic diphosphatase encodes MENVVYVTGHKNPDSDSICAAYGYAEFKNKTGNIPAIPVRLGNVNAETQFILDYFGVKAPRLLETVRLKVEDLDIDTIGPITSNISLKAAWNIMRDNHLKSLPVVGNDSRLVGILSISNLTSSFMDIWDNNILGKSNTSIENILDTLSATSVYINENCKTFQGKIAVTAMQPDSLKEIVDKGDIAIVGDRPDVQEALIDINTSLIIITGAHKLAENLLSKAKEKGVTIISTPHDSFTASRLLIQSIPVSHVMATKDLISFSKDDLVDDIKDVMAETRYHSYPVTDEDGRVIGTVSRYHLISKHKKKVIQVDHNERGQSVDGLEDAEVLEIIDHHRVADIQTSNPIFFRNEPLGSSSTIVGKSFFERNITPPKEVAGLLCGAIISDTLLFKSPTCTEQDKEICHKLAKIAGISSLEEFAKEMFKAGTSLKGKTVSQIFNQDFKPFNMGESRVGVAQVNTMDIDGFMPLKDEMLSYMKSEADSKGYAVVMLLLTDILKEGSQVLVAGERHDYVEKTFNIQLVDSMAFLPGVLSRKKQVIPPLTNVVNSMK; translated from the coding sequence TTGGAAAATGTAGTTTACGTAACTGGACATAAAAATCCTGATTCAGACTCTATTTGTGCTGCATATGGTTACGCAGAGTTTAAAAATAAGACTGGTAATATTCCAGCTATACCTGTGAGATTAGGAAATGTAAATGCAGAAACACAATTTATATTAGATTATTTTGGTGTTAAGGCTCCAAGACTTTTAGAAACAGTTAGATTAAAAGTAGAAGATTTAGATATTGATACAATTGGGCCAATAACTTCTAATATTTCTTTAAAAGCAGCATGGAATATAATGAGAGACAATCATTTAAAATCACTACCTGTAGTTGGAAATGATAGTAGATTAGTGGGAATTCTTTCAATTTCAAACTTAACTTCATCATTTATGGATATATGGGATAATAATATATTAGGAAAAAGTAATACATCAATTGAGAATATATTAGATACGCTTTCTGCTACTAGTGTATATATAAATGAGAACTGTAAGACATTCCAAGGGAAAATTGCTGTTACAGCAATGCAGCCAGATAGTTTAAAAGAAATTGTAGATAAAGGTGATATTGCTATTGTAGGAGATAGACCAGATGTACAAGAAGCTTTAATTGATATCAATACATCATTAATAATAATTACAGGAGCACATAAACTTGCTGAAAATTTACTTTCTAAAGCTAAAGAAAAAGGAGTTACTATAATAAGTACGCCTCATGATTCTTTCACAGCTTCAAGATTATTAATTCAAAGTATACCTGTAAGTCATGTTATGGCTACTAAAGATTTAATATCATTTTCTAAAGATGATTTAGTTGATGATATCAAAGATGTTATGGCTGAAACTAGATATCACAGTTATCCTGTAACTGATGAAGATGGAAGAGTAATAGGAACGGTCTCAAGATATCACCTTATTTCAAAGCATAAGAAAAAAGTTATTCAAGTAGACCATAATGAAAGAGGTCAATCAGTTGATGGATTAGAAGATGCTGAAGTACTTGAAATTATAGATCACCATAGAGTCGCTGATATACAAACAAGTAACCCTATATTCTTTAGAAATGAACCACTAGGAAGCTCTTCAACTATAGTTGGAAAAAGCTTTTTTGAACGTAATATAACACCACCTAAAGAAGTTGCTGGATTATTATGTGGTGCAATAATTTCAGATACTTTATTATTCAAGAGTCCAACTTGTACAGAACAAGATAAAGAGATATGTCATAAGTTAGCTAAGATAGCTGGCATTTCAAGTTTAGAAGAATTTGCAAAAGAAATGTTTAAAGCTGGAACTTCTTTAAAAGGAAAGACTGTATCTCAAATATTTAATCAAGACTTTAAGCCTTTTAATATGGGAGAATCAAGAGTTGGAGTAGCTCAAGTAAACACAATGGACATCGATGGATTTATGCCACTAAAAGATGAAATGTTAAGTTACATGAAGAGCGAAGCAGATAGCAAAGGTTATGCTGTAGTAATGTTACTTTTAACAGATATATTAAAAGAAGGTTCACAAGTTCTAGTTGCCGGTGAAAGACATGATTATGTTGAAAAGACATTTAATATTCAATTAGTAGATTCAATGGCATTTTTACCAGGAGTTCTATCAAGAAAGAAACAAGTAATACCACCACTTACAAATGTAGTTAACTCGATGAAATAA
- a CDS encoding calcium-translocating P-type ATPase, SERCA-type, whose product MVQEKELTSGLSTKEAEKRIKNFGLNELKHHNKASAFKIFLSQFNDFIVWVLIASTIISGIIGDKADAITILIIIVINAILGFVQEFKTEKSLEALKELAAPTCKVLRDSSIQIINSIYLTIGDIVILEAGDRIPADGFFIESSSVVVDESLLTGESVGVNKEANPYKADGKKTKKNNEGFMGTTVVKGKGLFKVDCIGMNTEMGKIADLIQNIEEEKSPLNKRLDSLGKVLVVICLVICAIVTAMGIIRGNDITEMFLLGVSLAVAAIPEGLAAIVTVSLALGVSRMLKKNALVRKLPAVETLGCTSVICSDKTGTLTQNKMTVKEVYLNGRIHELEKEKLSNYTKFMKALVYCNDCNYDFTKKKMSEALHGDPTETALINMFFNDVNDLEDFINDANRIYDIPFDSNRKMMSVIIKEGAKEGANETCYVKGAPERVIDRCEFILENNKIKPFTYQKKKQVSDFITAMSSRALRCIAAAYKEDNLTKSDKLEQNLIFIGIAGSIDPPREEARDAVLKCKLAGIKPIMITGDHQNTALAIAKSLNICNTADQVMTGDEIEAISDLELEGRIKKVRVFARVSPNHKLRIVRAFKKKGNIVAMTGDGVNDAPAIKESDIGVAMGISGTDVTKEASSMILMDDNFSTIVAAVEEGRIIYDNIRKFIRYLLSCNLGEVLTMFLATLFYLPNPLSPIQILLVNLATDGLPAIALGVDPPEQDIMRQSPREKKESIFARGLVEKIVIRGTLIGLCTLLSFMVGRYYKMDLETCRTLALCTLILSQLIHVFECRSERYSIFQIKLFTNPYLVGAVLISISLMCSVLYVPFLQNVFHTVALSLNQWLIVLFFSGIIAFINSVYLLIKTK is encoded by the coding sequence GTGGTACAGGAAAAAGAGTTGACATCTGGTCTTAGCACTAAGGAAGCGGAAAAGAGGATTAAGAACTTTGGACTTAATGAATTGAAGCACCATAATAAAGCATCAGCATTCAAAATATTTCTATCTCAATTTAATGACTTCATTGTTTGGGTGTTAATTGCATCTACTATAATTTCCGGGATAATTGGAGATAAGGCAGATGCCATTACAATACTCATAATAATAGTTATTAATGCAATACTAGGATTTGTCCAAGAATTTAAAACAGAGAAATCTTTAGAAGCGTTGAAAGAATTAGCGGCACCTACATGTAAAGTTTTGAGGGATTCAAGTATACAGATTATAAATTCTATCTACTTAACAATAGGGGATATTGTTATTTTGGAGGCTGGAGATAGGATACCTGCTGACGGATTCTTTATAGAAAGTTCATCAGTAGTCGTTGATGAATCACTATTAACAGGTGAGTCAGTTGGTGTAAACAAAGAAGCCAATCCATATAAAGCTGATGGTAAAAAGACAAAGAAGAATAACGAAGGATTTATGGGAACTACTGTAGTAAAAGGAAAAGGATTATTTAAAGTTGATTGTATAGGAATGAACACCGAAATGGGGAAGATTGCAGACCTAATTCAAAATATTGAAGAAGAAAAATCCCCTTTAAATAAAAGATTAGACTCTCTAGGGAAAGTACTAGTTGTAATTTGCCTTGTGATATGTGCAATTGTTACTGCAATGGGAATAATTAGAGGAAATGATATAACAGAGATGTTCTTACTTGGCGTTAGCTTAGCAGTTGCTGCAATTCCAGAAGGTTTAGCTGCTATTGTTACTGTTTCACTGGCTCTAGGTGTGTCTAGAATGCTTAAGAAAAATGCACTCGTAAGAAAACTTCCAGCTGTAGAGACACTTGGATGTACATCTGTAATATGTTCTGATAAGACAGGAACATTAACTCAAAATAAGATGACTGTAAAAGAGGTATATTTAAATGGCAGAATTCATGAACTTGAAAAAGAAAAGCTAAGTAATTATACAAAGTTCATGAAAGCTCTTGTATATTGTAATGACTGTAATTATGATTTTACAAAGAAAAAAATGAGTGAAGCACTTCATGGTGATCCAACAGAAACTGCACTAATAAATATGTTCTTTAATGATGTTAATGATTTAGAAGATTTTATAAATGATGCAAATAGGATATATGATATACCATTTGATTCAAATAGAAAGATGATGTCGGTTATAATCAAGGAAGGCGCTAAGGAGGGAGCAAATGAAACATGTTACGTTAAGGGAGCTCCTGAAAGAGTAATAGATAGATGTGAATTTATACTAGAGAATAACAAAATAAAACCATTCACATATCAAAAGAAAAAGCAAGTTAGTGATTTTATTACAGCAATGTCATCTAGAGCACTTAGATGTATAGCAGCAGCATATAAGGAAGATAATCTAACAAAAAGTGATAAGTTAGAGCAGAATTTAATTTTTATAGGTATAGCAGGAAGTATTGATCCACCAAGAGAAGAAGCTAGAGATGCAGTTTTAAAATGCAAACTTGCAGGAATAAAACCTATAATGATAACAGGAGATCATCAGAATACTGCACTTGCAATAGCAAAATCTTTGAATATATGTAATACAGCAGATCAGGTAATGACAGGTGATGAAATTGAGGCTATAAGTGATTTAGAATTAGAGGGAAGAATAAAAAAAGTAAGAGTTTTTGCGCGGGTTTCACCTAACCATAAGTTAAGAATTGTAAGGGCTTTTAAGAAAAAAGGAAATATCGTTGCAATGACAGGCGATGGTGTAAATGATGCACCTGCTATTAAGGAATCAGATATAGGAGTTGCAATGGGAATTTCGGGTACAGATGTAACGAAGGAAGCATCATCTATGATTCTTATGGATGATAATTTCTCAACTATAGTTGCAGCTGTAGAAGAAGGAAGAATAATATATGATAACATAAGAAAATTTATAAGATACTTACTATCTTGTAACCTTGGAGAAGTGTTAACAATGTTTTTGGCAACTTTATTCTATTTACCTAATCCATTAAGCCCAATACAAATATTACTTGTAAATCTAGCTACTGATGGACTTCCAGCTATAGCACTTGGAGTTGATCCACCAGAGCAAGATATAATGAGACAATCTCCAAGAGAAAAAAAGGAAAGTATATTTGCAAGAGGATTAGTTGAAAAAATAGTAATAAGAGGAACATTAATAGGATTATGTACCTTACTATCATTCATGGTAGGAAGATACTACAAAATGGATTTGGAAACATGCCGAACTTTAGCATTATGTACATTAATTTTATCTCAATTAATACACGTATTTGAATGTAGATCAGAAAGATACTCCATATTCCAAATTAAATTATTTACAAATCCTTATTTAGTTGGAGCTGTTTTAATATCAATATCACTAATGTGCTCAGTTTTATATGTACCATTTTTACAAAATGTATTTCATACAGTAGCATTATCTCTTAATCAATGGCTTATAGTCCTATTCTTTTCAGGGATAATAGCATTTATTAACAGTGTATATTTATTAATAAAGACAAAATAA
- a CDS encoding cell wall binding repeat-containing protein has protein sequence MKKKFIATLLTGLLIVGALPVSASAEWKHDNTGWWYSDWNSWYTGWKEIDGKWYYFNYNGYMAHDTTIDGYQLGSDGARIERVYKAGEKWIVDGQWEFTINSVETTKDRNQFSDKDPAQVVIINYSYKNLGYSSQFMDLYFSDFTVIDEKGEVAETYPVNIKYYPKETPIGASCSKAQVGYGLANNSSEITIQVQQYVSGTYREEKATFKVPVK, from the coding sequence GTGAAGAAAAAATTTATAGCTACTTTGCTAACAGGATTATTAATTGTAGGAGCATTGCCAGTAAGTGCAAGTGCAGAATGGAAACATGACAATACTGGATGGTGGTATTCTGATTGGAATTCGTGGTATACAGGTTGGAAAGAAATAGACGGAAAATGGTACTATTTTAATTATAATGGATATATGGCACATGATACAACAATAGATGGGTATCAACTAGGATCAGATGGTGCAAGAATAGAGAGAGTATATAAAGCAGGAGAAAAATGGATAGTTGATGGACAATGGGAATTTACTATTAACTCAGTTGAAACTACAAAAGATAGAAATCAATTTTCGGATAAAGATCCTGCACAAGTTGTAATTATTAATTATTCTTATAAAAATCTAGGATATTCTAGCCAATTTATGGACTTATATTTTAGTGATTTTACGGTTATAGATGAGAAAGGGGAAGTTGCAGAAACTTATCCTGTTAACATAAAGTATTATCCAAAAGAAACACCAATAGGTGCATCGTGTAGCAAGGCACAAGTTGGATACGGATTGGCTAATAATAGTTCTGAAATAACAATTCAAGTGCAACAATATGTAAGTGGTACTTATAGGGAAGAGAAGGCAACCTTTAAAGTACCAGTTAAATAA